A window from Carassius carassius chromosome 40, fCarCar2.1, whole genome shotgun sequence encodes these proteins:
- the birc5a gene encoding baculoviral IAP repeat-containing protein 5a: MYLSCDDQTKMYFYENRLQTFVGWPFEEGCICTPQNMAKAGFIHTPWENSPDTAQCFFCLKELEGWEPEDDPEKEHKTHSPTCDFILLKKTVDSLTVEEFLKLQKERQKFIIKKSCKQATDKFEEAVKVKRAQIIQTAMGDE, translated from the exons ATGTATCTTAGTTGTGACGACCAgactaaaatgtacttttatgagAACAGACTTCAAACATTCGTTGGATGGCCGTTTGAAGAGGGCTGCATTTGCACTCCACAAAAC ATGGCCAAAGCTGGATTTATTCACACCCCGTGGGAGAATAGTCCAGATACAGCGCAGTGTTTCTTCTGTCTGAAAGAGCTGGAAGGATGGGAACCCGAGGATGACCCTGA GAAAGAGCATAAGACACATTCTCCTACTTGTGATTTTATCTTGCTGAAGAAGACTGTGGATAGTCTGACTGTGGAGGAGTTTCTTAAActtcagaaagagagacagaagttTATCATC AAAAAATCATGTAAACAGGCGACTGATAAATTTGAAGAGGCGGTGAAGGTCAAGAGGGCTCAGATCATCCAGACAGCGATGGGGGACGAGTAA